The following proteins are encoded in a genomic region of Spirosoma sp. SC4-14:
- a CDS encoding amino acid adenylation domain-containing protein — translation MQVSEDIADRGFLSPLFVHQLVEQVANKKQQHIAVVFGNNVLTYQQLNERADKLSQAILEADPHAKFIGISTHRNLEMVVGVLAVLKAGKAYLPLDPTYPEQRLQQIVADSGIKTCLTTTENLTDFIRLNLQIIRSDEMHSVAGGGVGQQHSTAYVLYTSGSTGKPKGVCMGHGPLVNLLQWQAKQSQATANSRTLQLAPLSFDVSFQEIFATLCTGGTLVLIDEALRLDLNELLLFIDKQAINRLFLPFVALQYLAEAAVSSRRFPVALQEIMTAGEQLKITPQLVDFFAALPTCVLFNQYGPTECHVVSQLRLDGDPTTWPQLPSIGAAIDNVSLYITDDALNLLPKGEAGELCIAGACLAEGYLHQPALTSEKFITLNVPGQGISRVYRTGDLARYLPDGTIEFLGRRDDQVKIRGHRVELGELEVTLNQVKGIKQAAVVARDGVSAQKQLIAYLISATEQTDSSFVRKELEHRLPDYMMPSAFVWMDYFPQTSSGKVDKKQLPEPERKRPELATTYRKPKTTTEQTIERLWATLFQVDKIGLDDNFFELGGNSLLAQRLVAGLKQERYVLPVTKLYQYPTISGIVQYLQPRETAPAITPNPASHQESSSPNPTAVAVIGMAGRFPGAKSIDEFWNIITLGKETVRFFTDEELDKSIPDRLKKDPLYVKARGIIDNADQFDASFFGLPPTLAQLMDPQQRVFLEIAWETLEQTGYLPEHYSGRVGVFAGCGNNTYYLNNVLGHRELIDQVGGFQVMTLNEKDYIASRTAYQLNLKGPAVSVYSACSSSLLAITQAAQSIRNGQCEVALAGGASITAPINSGHLYQEGAMLSKDGHCRSFDAQGQGTTFSDGAGVVLLKSLEAAKRDGDTIYAVIKGVGVTNDGAGKGSFTAPNADGQAGAIAMAIRDAQFDPATISYVEAHGTATPLGDPIEIEGLTIGFGEQAEKQFCAIGSVKSNIGHLTAAAGVAGFIKTALALYHKQIPASLHFVAPNQAIDFANSPFFVNTEHKDWELTGVRKGFPRRAGISSFGVGGTNVHVVLEEFTDSVPVLPAELPLAERPAQLITWSAKTVVSREAYAERLAKFFAENKHAERADVAFTLQTTRANFRHRRFVVATSKKDIIETLRSDATSGAKTVKEVPAEVVFMFPGQGAQYLNMGRFLYEHEVVFRQAIDECANLLGAFMTTDIREVLYPKTVDSEAEQRMRNTRYTQPALFVTEYALARLWMSWGIEPTIFCGHSVGEFVAAHLAGVFTLADALQLIAMRGRLVSELPRGSMLSVRMDAKAIAAMLPSTLSIAAINSPKLCVVAGPDEHIADFARLLDEQSVLNQPLETSHAFHSSMMDPIVSDFKALVEQISLNRPQMPLVSTVSGTWLTDAQATDPAYWANHLRETVRFADAVTTLLELDNPLLLEVGPGHVTATLARQQKGHRPITILAGLVNHNDWPTACESLLTTLGQLYCSGLNPNWKAYYAGQSRKRINLPTYIFDRKRCWVDPVAEPVVERPLQVESLNDVSSSIKPKISMRKDKLLRQINKLLEDASGIDMDDVTPDMSFLEIGLDSLLLTQVAMTLKKEFGVPISFRQLTSDYATPNLLADFLDNTLPTTEEPTTTTQPSTTSTTTNQPIAQPAPSMGQLSVPLTDSALGLIAQQLQILAKQVALLQDSPVAVPAIPVSTPVAVPPVSEPDKQVPAKSLNETADLTPEEKVELKKPFGATARIERQASELTDEQQTFLIRLTNRYNQKTRKSKAYAQEHRAHMADPRVVTGFRPLTKEIIYPLVVNRSQGSRLWDMDGNEYIDALNGFGSNMFGYQPDIIKKALHEQIEAGYEVGPQHELAGQVSQLICELTGADRVALCNTGSEAVLGAMRIARTVTGRSLIVAFSGSYHGIVDEVLVRGTKKLKSFPAAPGIMPESVQNMLILDYGTDESLQIIRERAHELAAVLVEPVQSRRPEFVPVDFLKEVRAITAASGTALIFDEVITGFRTHPGGVQALFGIKADLASYGKVVSAGLPIGVIAGKRQFMDALDGGFWQYGDKSVPEVGVTYFAGTFVRHPLALASAKAALQYMKAKGPTLQQELTQKTRRLSDELNALLDRQQLPLFVAHFGSLWKIKFKEDIPYGELLFTLMREKGIHIWDGFPCFLTEAHTDKDINTIIDRFSRSINELVEAGFLNASPTLTARANMAGVALAGDLPPVPGARLGRDLVGNPAWFVPNPERPGKYLQVKLNEI, via the coding sequence ATGCAGGTCTCCGAAGACATAGCGGATAGGGGTTTTCTTTCCCCGTTATTTGTTCATCAGCTTGTTGAGCAGGTAGCTAATAAAAAACAACAGCACATCGCCGTCGTATTTGGCAATAACGTGCTTACCTATCAGCAGCTAAACGAACGTGCCGATAAGCTGTCTCAAGCGATTCTGGAGGCCGATCCGCACGCCAAATTCATCGGGATTAGCACACATCGTAATCTGGAAATGGTTGTTGGCGTACTGGCCGTTCTAAAAGCCGGAAAAGCCTACCTACCACTCGATCCAACCTATCCTGAACAGCGGTTACAGCAAATTGTTGCCGATTCGGGTATCAAAACCTGCCTGACCACGACCGAAAATTTGACCGATTTCATTAGGCTGAATCTTCAGATTATTCGATCCGATGAGATGCATTCAGTAGCCGGGGGGGGAGTGGGTCAGCAGCATAGCACAGCTTATGTTTTATATACTTCGGGCTCAACGGGTAAGCCAAAAGGTGTCTGCATGGGACACGGCCCATTGGTAAATCTGCTACAATGGCAGGCCAAACAGTCGCAGGCAACCGCCAATAGCCGTACGTTGCAATTGGCTCCGCTTAGTTTCGACGTTTCGTTTCAGGAAATTTTTGCTACCCTTTGCACCGGTGGAACACTGGTTCTGATCGACGAGGCATTACGGCTGGATTTAAATGAGCTTCTGCTATTTATCGATAAACAGGCAATCAATCGCCTGTTTTTACCATTTGTCGCCTTACAATATCTGGCCGAAGCGGCCGTCAGTTCCCGTCGGTTTCCGGTAGCATTGCAGGAGATAATGACGGCTGGCGAACAGTTGAAAATTACCCCACAGCTAGTCGATTTTTTTGCCGCTCTGCCAACCTGTGTTCTATTTAATCAGTATGGCCCTACAGAATGTCATGTAGTAAGCCAGCTCAGGCTGGATGGTGATCCAACAACCTGGCCGCAACTGCCGTCGATTGGTGCAGCCATCGATAACGTTAGCCTGTATATTACAGACGATGCGCTGAATCTACTGCCTAAAGGCGAAGCTGGAGAACTATGCATTGCGGGTGCCTGTCTGGCAGAAGGGTATCTGCACCAGCCTGCTTTAACCAGCGAAAAATTCATCACACTAAACGTGCCGGGGCAGGGCATAAGCCGGGTGTATCGAACTGGTGATCTGGCTCGTTATCTGCCCGATGGCACCATCGAATTTCTGGGCCGTCGCGACGATCAGGTAAAAATCCGGGGCCACCGTGTCGAACTGGGCGAACTTGAGGTGACGCTTAATCAGGTAAAAGGAATCAAGCAGGCAGCAGTTGTTGCGCGTGACGGGGTGAGTGCTCAGAAACAACTGATTGCATACCTGATTTCGGCAACCGAGCAGACCGACAGTTCGTTTGTGCGGAAAGAACTGGAGCATCGGCTACCCGACTATATGATGCCATCGGCTTTTGTCTGGATGGACTACTTTCCGCAAACCAGTAGTGGCAAAGTCGATAAAAAACAACTACCCGAACCTGAGCGTAAACGTCCCGAATTAGCAACCACTTATCGGAAGCCCAAAACAACAACTGAACAGACTATTGAGCGACTTTGGGCCACCCTTTTTCAGGTCGATAAGATTGGCCTGGATGATAATTTTTTTGAATTAGGTGGTAATTCATTACTAGCCCAGCGGCTTGTTGCTGGCTTAAAACAGGAGCGTTATGTGCTGCCTGTAACAAAGCTGTATCAGTACCCAACCATTAGCGGAATTGTTCAGTATCTGCAACCTCGGGAAACAGCGCCAGCAATAACCCCGAACCCCGCATCACATCAGGAAAGCTCATCACCGAACCCCACAGCAGTTGCCGTTATTGGTATGGCTGGCCGTTTTCCGGGCGCCAAAAGTATTGATGAGTTCTGGAATATTATTACGCTTGGTAAAGAAACCGTCCGCTTTTTTACCGATGAAGAACTCGATAAAAGTATACCAGATCGCCTTAAAAAAGATCCACTTTATGTAAAAGCACGAGGCATTATTGACAATGCCGATCAGTTTGATGCCAGCTTTTTTGGATTGCCTCCAACCCTTGCTCAACTGATGGACCCGCAGCAGCGGGTATTTCTGGAAATTGCCTGGGAAACGCTGGAGCAAACGGGCTATCTTCCGGAGCACTACAGCGGTCGGGTGGGAGTGTTTGCGGGTTGTGGCAACAATACCTATTACCTGAACAATGTACTTGGCCACAGAGAGCTGATTGATCAGGTGGGTGGGTTTCAGGTAATGACCCTGAACGAAAAAGATTATATCGCATCTCGTACGGCCTATCAGTTAAACCTCAAAGGTCCTGCCGTTAGCGTTTATTCGGCCTGTTCGTCGTCGCTACTGGCAATCACACAGGCGGCTCAAAGTATTCGTAACGGGCAGTGCGAAGTAGCGCTGGCGGGTGGTGCCAGCATAACGGCTCCAATCAATAGCGGCCATCTATATCAGGAAGGAGCAATGCTGAGCAAGGATGGTCATTGCCGATCTTTCGACGCGCAAGGGCAGGGAACAACGTTTAGCGATGGCGCTGGTGTCGTTTTATTAAAAAGTCTGGAGGCCGCGAAGCGTGATGGCGATACTATTTATGCTGTCATAAAAGGTGTTGGTGTAACTAACGATGGCGCTGGCAAGGGAAGTTTCACCGCGCCTAATGCCGATGGACAGGCAGGAGCTATTGCAATGGCGATCCGGGATGCGCAGTTTGATCCGGCTACCATAAGCTATGTAGAAGCACACGGTACGGCAACACCACTGGGCGATCCGATCGAAATAGAAGGGCTAACGATTGGCTTTGGAGAGCAGGCAGAAAAGCAGTTCTGCGCAATTGGCTCTGTAAAAAGCAACATAGGCCACCTTACGGCAGCAGCAGGCGTTGCCGGATTCATTAAAACGGCCTTAGCCTTATATCATAAACAAATTCCGGCATCGCTTCATTTTGTGGCCCCGAATCAGGCGATCGACTTTGCGAATAGCCCATTTTTTGTTAATACAGAACACAAAGATTGGGAATTGACCGGTGTTCGGAAGGGATTTCCGCGCCGGGCGGGCATAAGTTCGTTTGGCGTGGGGGGTACCAATGTGCATGTAGTTTTGGAAGAATTTACGGATAGCGTTCCGGTACTGCCTGCCGAGCTACCACTTGCTGAACGGCCGGCCCAACTTATTACGTGGTCGGCCAAAACTGTAGTGAGCCGAGAGGCCTATGCCGAGCGTCTGGCAAAATTCTTTGCTGAGAATAAGCATGCAGAACGAGCCGATGTGGCTTTTACACTACAAACAACCCGAGCCAATTTCAGACACCGTCGGTTTGTTGTGGCAACCTCGAAGAAAGACATTATCGAAACGCTCCGTTCCGACGCAACTTCGGGTGCTAAAACGGTAAAAGAAGTGCCTGCTGAGGTCGTGTTTATGTTTCCTGGTCAGGGGGCTCAGTACCTGAACATGGGTCGGTTTCTGTATGAGCATGAAGTAGTGTTCCGGCAAGCTATCGATGAGTGTGCCAATTTGTTGGGAGCCTTTATGACGACCGACATTCGGGAGGTGCTCTATCCGAAAACTGTTGATTCGGAAGCCGAGCAGCGTATGCGAAACACACGCTATACACAACCGGCGCTGTTTGTAACGGAATATGCACTGGCGCGTTTGTGGATGAGCTGGGGCATTGAACCAACCATATTTTGTGGACACAGTGTTGGGGAGTTTGTGGCGGCTCATCTGGCTGGCGTTTTCACACTGGCCGATGCCCTGCAGTTAATAGCCATGCGTGGTCGTCTGGTAAGCGAATTACCACGTGGCAGTATGCTTTCGGTTCGGATGGACGCTAAAGCGATTGCGGCCATGTTGCCTTCTACGCTTTCAATTGCCGCCATCAATAGCCCAAAGCTTTGTGTTGTTGCTGGCCCCGACGAGCACATTGCCGATTTTGCCCGGTTGCTCGATGAACAATCAGTGCTAAACCAGCCGCTTGAAACCAGTCATGCGTTTCATTCGTCGATGATGGACCCGATCGTTAGCGATTTTAAAGCACTGGTAGAACAAATTTCGCTCAATCGGCCGCAAATGCCACTGGTTTCAACCGTTTCGGGCACCTGGCTTACAGATGCACAGGCAACAGATCCGGCTTACTGGGCAAATCATTTGCGCGAGACCGTTCGTTTTGCCGATGCGGTTACTACGCTGCTGGAGTTAGATAATCCACTCTTGCTCGAAGTGGGTCCAGGCCATGTTACGGCAACGCTCGCCCGGCAACAGAAAGGGCATCGGCCAATTACTATTTTAGCAGGCCTCGTTAATCATAACGATTGGCCAACTGCCTGCGAGTCGCTCCTGACAACTCTGGGCCAGCTTTATTGCAGTGGCCTGAACCCTAACTGGAAGGCATATTATGCGGGGCAGTCTCGTAAACGAATCAATCTACCTACATACATATTTGACAGAAAGCGTTGTTGGGTCGACCCTGTTGCAGAGCCCGTAGTCGAAAGACCTCTACAGGTAGAGTCGCTCAACGATGTTTCCTCCTCGATTAAACCAAAGATAAGCATGAGAAAAGACAAGCTACTCCGCCAAATCAATAAGCTGTTGGAGGATGCATCCGGCATAGATATGGATGATGTAACGCCTGATATGAGCTTTCTGGAAATAGGTCTCGACTCATTGCTGCTCACCCAGGTTGCAATGACACTAAAAAAAGAGTTTGGCGTACCAATTTCGTTTCGACAACTGACTAGTGACTATGCAACCCCCAATTTGTTAGCTGATTTTCTGGATAACACATTACCTACAACTGAAGAACCTACCACCACAACGCAACCATCGACAACATCTACCACCACTAACCAACCCATAGCTCAACCCGCTCCATCAATGGGGCAACTGAGCGTTCCGCTAACTGATTCGGCGCTGGGCCTTATTGCGCAGCAGTTGCAGATACTGGCCAAACAGGTTGCGCTTTTACAAGACAGCCCGGTAGCAGTACCGGCAATTCCGGTGTCTACTCCAGTAGCAGTTCCACCGGTTTCGGAGCCAGATAAACAAGTGCCCGCCAAATCGCTTAATGAAACGGCTGATTTAACGCCGGAAGAAAAAGTTGAGCTGAAAAAGCCCTTTGGGGCCACCGCCCGGATCGAACGTCAGGCATCGGAACTGACGGATGAGCAACAGACTTTTTTAATCCGCCTTACAAATCGTTACAATCAGAAGACGCGTAAGAGTAAAGCCTATGCACAGGAGCATCGGGCGCATATGGCCGACCCACGGGTGGTAACGGGTTTTCGGCCTCTTACAAAAGAAATTATCTATCCATTAGTCGTTAATCGGTCGCAGGGAAGCCGATTGTGGGATATGGATGGTAATGAATACATCGACGCACTCAATGGCTTTGGCTCGAATATGTTTGGCTATCAGCCCGATATCATTAAAAAAGCATTGCACGAGCAAATCGAAGCCGGATACGAAGTTGGCCCTCAGCATGAGTTGGCGGGTCAAGTGAGTCAGTTAATCTGTGAATTAACTGGGGCCGATCGGGTAGCTTTGTGTAATACGGGGTCGGAAGCCGTATTAGGGGCGATGCGTATTGCCCGTACGGTAACGGGGCGGTCGCTGATTGTAGCTTTCTCTGGGTCTTATCATGGCATTGTCGATGAGGTTTTAGTTCGGGGCACAAAGAAACTAAAGTCATTTCCGGCAGCGCCTGGTATTATGCCTGAGTCTGTTCAGAATATGCTCATTCTGGACTACGGTACCGACGAAAGCCTGCAAATTATTCGGGAGCGGGCTCACGAGCTGGCAGCCGTTCTGGTTGAACCTGTCCAAAGCCGTCGTCCAGAATTTGTGCCAGTCGATTTCCTGAAAGAAGTACGGGCTATTACGGCAGCCTCAGGTACAGCACTCATTTTCGATGAAGTGATTACGGGTTTCAGAACGCATCCTGGTGGCGTTCAGGCTTTATTTGGTATTAAAGCCGATCTGGCATCGTATGGCAAAGTAGTGAGCGCCGGATTGCCGATCGGTGTTATTGCCGGTAAACGCCAGTTTATGGATGCGCTCGATGGTGGTTTCTGGCAATATGGCGACAAGTCCGTACCTGAAGTAGGGGTTACGTATTTTGCTGGCACATTTGTTCGGCATCCGCTGGCGTTGGCCTCTGCCAAAGCCGCCTTGCAGTATATGAAGGCAAAAGGCCCAACTCTACAGCAGGAGCTTACGCAGAAAACCCGCCGTTTGTCCGATGAGTTAAATGCTTTGCTGGACCGTCAGCAACTTCCTCTTTTTGTTGCCCATTTTGGCTCCCTCTGGAAAATAAAATTTAAGGAAGATATACCCTATGGCGAGCTCCTGTTCACACTTATGCGCGAAAAAGGTATTCACATTTGGGATGGTTTTCCGTGTTTTCTTACAGAAGCCCATACAGATAAGGATATAAATACGATCATTGATCGTTTTTCGCGAAGCATTAATGAACTGGTTGAAGCGGGCTTTTTAAACGCTTCTCCAACGTTAACCGCTAGAGCAAACATGGCTGGCGTAGCACTTGCAGGAGATTTACCACCCGTTCCGGGAGCCCGATTAGGGCGCGATCTGGTTGGTAATCCGGCCTGGTTCGTTCCCAATCCCGAACGGCCCGGTAAATATCTCCAAGTCAAACTAAATGAAATTTAG